A genomic region of Miscanthus floridulus cultivar M001 chromosome 3, ASM1932011v1, whole genome shotgun sequence contains the following coding sequences:
- the LOC136543092 gene encoding heat shock 70 kDa protein BIP2-like, which yields MLRKDVALVVRAFIWLLALVTALGKAGALLDHDWPPDKATYPPGRVVAIDLGNTNSCVAGYENGETAQAMFHHCISSWVAFADDGAVLVGEDAMNHAAVNPGAAISGFKRLLGKRFTRVFEREFAQSVKDNLPYKVVEKNAQLHVEVKTKDGAIRNVGVDQLTATVLAKLKETAEAHLGHRVEAAILTLLLEFFDYASRSAAVFAGRLAGLKAVRAVLSEPVAAAIAYGLSRNLRDEGNVVVLHVGGGIAEASVMTFVDGVYEALSTQYDPFFGGQDFDRRIVDHFVQLVRGKHGKDIAADGAALDKLRTACEHAKKTLSHQEHAQVSIESLIDGVDLSELLTRAEFEELNHDLFLKVVEMVNRVVTEAEVDTVDEVLLVGGSTVIPKVRELMSTCSVSNRPYS from the coding sequence atgcttcgcaaagatgtcgCCCTCGTCGTTAGGGCTTTCATATGGCTTCTCGCGCTTGTTACAGCGCTCGGCAAGGCAGGCGCGCTACTGGACCACGACTGGCCTCCCGATAAGGCGACGTACCCGCCGGGGCGAGTGGTCGCCATCGACCTGGGCAACACTAACTCCTGCGTCGCCGGCTACGAGAATGGCGAGACGGCCCAGGCCATGTTCCACCACTGCATCTCCTCCTGGGTCGCCTTCGCCGACGACGGCGCCGTCCTTGTCGGCGAGGACGCCATGAACCACGCCGCCGTCAACCCCGGGGCCGCTATCTCCGGCTTCAAGCGCCTCCTCGGCAAAAGGTTCACTCGCGTTTTCGAGCGGGAGTTCGCTCAGAGCGTCAAAGACAATCTGCCATACAAGGTCGTCGAGAAGAACGCACAGCTTCACGTCGAGGTGAAGACCAAGGACGGTGCAATCAGGAACGTCGGCGTCGACCAGCTCACGGCCACGGTGCTGGCCAAGCTCAAGGAGACGGCGGAGGCGCACCTTGGCCACCGGGTGGAGGCAGCCATCCTCACGCTCCTGCTGGAGTTCTTCGACTACGCGTCCAGGTCCGCGGCAGTGTTCGCCGGCAGGCTTGCCGGCCTCAAGGCCGTGAGAGCGGTGCTCAGCGAGCCTGTCGCGGCCGCCATAGCCTATGGCCTCAGCAGGAACCTGCGCGACGAGGGCAATGTCGTCGTACTGCACGTCGGCGGCGGCATTGCCGAGGCGAGCGTCATGACGTTCGTGGACGGCGTGTATGAAGCCTTGAGCACGCAGTATGACCCTTTCTTTGGAGGACAGGACTTCGACCGGAGGATCGTGGACCACTTCGTCCAACTGGTTAGGGGCAAGCATGGCAAGGACATTGCCGCAGACGGCGCTGCTCTCGACAAGCTGAGGACGGCGTGTGAGCATGCCAAGAAGACGTTGAGCCACCAGGAACATGCGCAAGTGAGCATCGAATCACTCATCGACGGCGTGGATTTGTCGGAGCTGCTGACACGTGCCGAGTTTGAGGAACTGAACCATGATCTGTTCCTCAAAGTTGTAGAGATGGTGAATAGGGTGGTGACAGAAGCTGAAGTGGACACCGTTGATGAGGTGCTTCTTGTTGGTGGAAGCACCGTGATCCCAAAGGTTAGGGAACTCATGAGCACCTGCAGTGTATCGAACCGGCCCTATTCCTAA